The Phycisphaerae bacterium genomic interval TGATCGGTGGTTCGTACCCAACAACGCCGCTCGCCAGAGAGCGGCCGCCGGGTACGAGAAGGCCTTCGGCCAGCCGTGGGTTGAGAAACGCCCCAAAGGCAAGGAGACGGAGTACCATCTCAAGACGCTGGATCAGATTCGTCAGCGATTCGGGGAACCCGGGCGGTTCCTGCTCATCACCGGCGAGGAGATCACCGATGCCTGCGGCGACAAGCCGGTCCACCTTTGCGGGATCAATCTCCGCCGGCCGATCAAGACGCAGCATGGCGACACCGTGGCCACGACCATCCAGAACAACGTCGATGCGGTGGTGGCCCAGAGTCGGAAGTTCAACACGCCCATGCTGGTACACATCAATCACCCGAACTACAAGTGGGGCATCACCGCGGAAGATCTGTTCCTGGTGAAGGGCACGAAGTTCTTCGAGATCCAGAACGGAGCCGGAGTTCGGGATGCGGGCGACCGGCTCCACACCTCTACCGAACGGGTGTGGGATATTGTTCTCGCCAAGCGACTGGGAGAGCTGGGGCTGCCCATCATGTACGGTGTGGGCACTGACGATGCGCATCGCTTCGTGGCGACGAAAACCAGCCCCGTTGCCGGCGGTCGCTCCTGGATCATGGTCCGGGCCAGGAGCCTCGAGCCCGGTGCCCTGATCGAGGCGATGAACCGAGGCGACTTCTACGCCAGCAACGGCGTGACACTGAAGGATGTCCGCTTCGAGAAGAACACGCTTGCGATTGAGATCGATCCGAAGCCCGGCGTCACCTACCGAACTCAGTTCATCGGCACACTGGCCGGCTTCAACCCGACCAGCCAGCCGGCGGACCCCAAGGACCCGAGGGCTCATCTGACCGGCAGGTACAGCCCGGAGATTGGGGAGGTTCTCAGCGAACAGTCCGGCACCCGGGTGAGCTACAGGCTCACCGGCCGGGAACTGTACGTTCGGGCGAAGGTCACGGCCGAGAATCGAACCGCCACTGCACCCTCAGCGGCGAGCAGTCGGGCGGCCTGGGTACAGCCGGTCCAGCCCGAGAGGTAGCGCCAACGAGCGTGCGACGCCTCGGCGCGGCGACGGTCGGCCTGCGGGCGAGTATCTGCCCTTCGAAGGAACGCGACCGAAGGGCGGGTGGGATGCGTGCTCGTCGAATCGAATCGGCTCAGCTCGTGCCCGGAAGTCCGCAGCGGGAACCAGCAGAACGAAATCGAACGCCAGGTCACGAATCAGGTACTTTCAGCAGCGACGCCATTGCGGAGTCGTGAAGAGACTGGCGGCCGGGCTGCTCCGGCGCAGTCGGTTCCATTGCTCCATCAGGCCGGGCGGGGCAAGCCGGTGGTGTCACACCACGGGAGTCGGCGGATTGGTGAAGGATGACCGGCTGGTGCTCGGTCCGAACCAAGGGTGCCCATCTGCGCCGGCGGCGCGAGCCATGGATATCTTGCGGGCAAGAGCCAGCCAGTGTCGGCGGCCCATCGCGGAACGATAGGTTCCCGGCGACTTCCGGGCCATCACCTCCACTCGCCCCACGGCCAGTTCGTGCATCGCCTCCACGAGGAGCCGGCCGCCAAGCACGGTGGCCTTGGCGAAGAGCGACGGGTAGGTCTCCGCGGCCACCGCGCGAAGATGCTGTCGCTTGAGAATCGGCCCGGTGTCGATTCCCTCGTCGATCAGGTGCACGGAGACCCCTATCCACTCGTGGCGATCTTCCAGAAGACCCCAGGCGATCGACTGACAGCCGCGGATATCGGGCAGGAATCCGTGGTGGACGTTCACCACTCCCTGCCGGGCAAGCTGAATCAGTGGGGAGCGGATGATGCCGGCGCCATTCTGAAACAGAACAGTCACCCCCGCGTCGCGAAGCGCCTGAAGCGACAAGTGATCATGGATGCTGTCTACCAGAACCACCCGCGGGCCCGAGTCATACTCGGAGTGTTCGCCAAGCTCGGCGAAACGACTCTCCAGGTACTGACGGATCTCCCTCTGCCGCTGCCGCTCGAACGACCAATCGAGAACCGAGGAGATGAGCGCCCGGCCACCCTTCCTCGCGACGGTCTCTGCGACCTTCTCTGCCAGACCCAGCGTGCCGCGAGACCGCGCCCGCTGTACCAGGATGATCGGCACATCGAAATGGCGAATGACCTGGTTGCCGAGGTAGAAATCGGTGATTCGGTTCTCGGTGGATGCCAGAATTCCGATTTTCATCTGATGGTCCGCTCCGGGGCTGAAAGCCGCCCGTCACGCAAGCCGCAGACCTGGGCCAGGAACACGTCTTCCGAGGTGTGCAGACCGACGCAGTGTCTCCGCAGGCCCCATACCGACGTACTCGGGGTATTGCACCCGGGCAATTCGGTGACCGCATAGGGCACGTTCAGAGCCTGGAGGCAGATGACGTCGTCGGGGCCGAAATCGCCGGCCAGACCATTGGGATAGGAGAACGGCACGCGATCGAGCCCCAGCCGAGCGGCAATTTCGGCGATGGAACGGGTGATTTCCCGTTGCCGGGTCTCGAGGTCTTCGCGTCCCAGAATCACATGATTGACCGTGTGCGAGCCGATCTCCATCCCCGCATCACGAAGGCAAGCGGCATCTTCCCACGACATCATCCGCAGCGACCGAACCGCAGCCGGGTCGATCTTCTCCATGTTTGTCGACCACAGTGGTTCGATTTCGGATTCGAGAAGCATGTGGTTGTGCTGTTTGTGAAAACCCGGGTGGGCCAGTACCGCCTGCATGAACGGGGACAGGGGCCCCTCGAGCCGTCCGCCGCGCTGCACCTGGCGAAGGAGGCGAATCCGATCGTTGGCCAGGAGACGATCCCCCCCCATGTAGCCGGTCGTCAGGAAGAAAGAGGCGCGGAAATCGCGCTGCCGGAGTATGGGCAACGCAAGCGACACGTTATCGCCAAAGCCGTCATCGAAGGTCAGGCAGACGACGGGCTCGTCCATGATCCCGCCGCGCTGACAGCGGTTGACCACCTCTCCCAGCGGGCGGACGGTACCGGAGCCGAAGCTGGCCAGGAGGTTCATCTGCCGTTCAAACTGTGACACGGTGACATAGTGCGGCGGCACCCAGGGCCGATCGGCCAGTCCGTCGGGCACCAGCCCGTGATATGCCAGGACGCGGAACTGACCGGTTGACGAACGGAATCGGTGCTTGGCCCATCCGGTTCGAATGGCCAAGGTCTCCGCGGCACGGTTGGCGAGTCTGGTCAGGCGTGCGGGCATGGAATCCTCGCGACCTTGTCGTCCATGCGTGTTTATCGGAAGCAGCCGCGACGGGCTCAACTTGCGACTGGCTGAACAGGCACGCGATCCGAATCGCCGGGCCGTCCATACCCTCGACCGATAACATCGGGCCCCTTGCCTGCTGGTGGGCCTCGGCGTCAGGGAGGTCGGGAGGACGGGGGCCGGCGGACTCGGTTGGCGCGATCCGCTTCCGTCTGCTCGGGACTGGCGAGTGAGCGACCCTTCCCCAACCGCCAGCCAGGGCGGTGAATGCGTGGCGACACCACCTGGCGGCACGAGTTCCCGGTCTATCTCGAGCCCGAGAACACGGTTCCCAACGTGCGCAGCAGAATGATCAGGTCCAGTTCCACGGACATGTGCTTCAGATACCAGAGGTCGAGCTGGAGCTTACGACGGGCGTCATCCACGCTGGCTCCGTAGCGGTAGTTGATCTGTGCCCATCCGCTCAGGCCGGGCTTGACGAGGTGCCGCTCGTTGTAGAACCGGATCTTGGTGGCCAGTTCCTGGACGAACTCCGGGCGCTCCGGGCGCGGCCCGACCACGGACATATGGCCGCGTAGGATATTCCAGAGCTGCGGCAGCTCGTCGAGTCTTGTTTTGCGGAGGTACCAGCCGATGCGTGTGATCCGCGGGTCGTCTTCCGTGGCCCAGGTGTGGCCGTTGCGTTCTGCTCCCTGCTTCATGGTGCGGAACTTGTAGAGTCGGAAGGGCCGGCCGTTGAGTCCCACGCGGCGCTGGGAGTAGAAGACCGGCCCGGCGCTGTCGATGGTGATCAGTAAGGCGATGAGCGGCCAGAATGGCAGGCTCAGCAGGAGGCCGATGGTCGCGCCGATCAGGTCGAAGACCCGCTTCATGATGAGCTGAGCTTCACGGTAGTGTTTGAGGTCGGCGAACAGGAACCAGTTGGGCTCGAGGTGGACGACGGGAACCTCGCTCATCACCTGCTCGTAGAAGGTAGCCAGGTTGGTCACTCGGCAGCCGAGTTTGAGGCATCCCAGAACGCGATCCAGGACGCGCGGGTTGCGGGCTGGTCCCGCCCCGACGACCACCTCGTCGATTTCGTGGTCGACGCAGATTTGTTCGAGATCGTCGATGGTGCCGAGCACGCGTGAATCGTCGATCTCGCGGCCGACCTCGATTGAGTCCATCGCGATGTAGCCGACCAGCCGATAGCGGCGTGACAGGGCGTCGCCATGCCGGGTGTCCTGACTGGTCAGCGAGAGTCTGGACTTGCGGTCCGTTCCCACGATCACGAATTTGCGGCTGTGGCTGTTCACGCACCAGCCCACGAACAGGCGAAGCGAAGGCCCGACGGCGAGGTAGAAGACGCCGGCCATGAACAGCACGCGTCGACTCAACTCTTCGTACAGGAAGAGGTGAATGAAGATCGAAGCCAGAATCACCGAGGCCGCGGTGCCGAGCACCGACCGAGCCAGAATTCGCGAATGACGGAGGAGGGCCTGCTGTTCATACAGACCGAAGATGAGGCTGGCGAACAGGAAGGCCCCGCTCTGGATCAGGCCGGTCTGCCACCAGGCCAGGCGCAGCCACTCGAGGCCCTGCCCCCACGCGATCATCCGGTAGCCGAGATAGACGCCCAGGTTGACCAGCATGGCGTCGAAGGCGATCCAGGCCAGCCAGGGCAGTTCCAGGAGCGTGCTGCCCACGGCGGCCAGCCAATGGCGGCGAGTGGCCGGTTCAGCCGGCTCCGTGTAGGCCAGGCGGGGATAGACTTGCCAACGATCGACGGATGCCGGCGACCGTGTCCCGACTGCCGCTGTACCCATGCCTATGGATGAGTCGAAACCCACGATCTTCTCCTTGGACTTGTTCTGGTATCGTCGCGAAGCGGACCCTGAATGAGTTATGCGGTCCCTAAAACCGGACCTTGGATTCGTCCGGATATAACTCAAGCCGGGACGGCAATTACCGATAACTTGCGCGGAAGGTCACAGGCTCACAGTGATCCGGAGTATCGCCATGCGAGTGCGGAGTGGTGGCAATCTGAGTTGTGCGACGGCCGGCGTGGCCTCGGCCATTGTGATCGTGCTTACGGTACCCGCCGGCTGTCACAAGCCGGAACCGCCGCCGGTCGCCTACACGGGCGAGACCCTGGCCAGCACCGCCCTGGGCGTGAAGCAGGTACCGCCCGACGCGTCGAGCTTCCTTCTCATGGAACCCGGTCGCTCACAAGGCCGTTTTCCAGCCGCCATCGCCCTCAGCCGGCTGGAGCCGCCACAGGACTACTTCTCAGAAGACTATAAAGGAGGTCCGACCCGCCAGCGATGGTGGGCCGGGGACATCGATTGGGAAGAGCGGATGCAGTGGAACTCGCTATGCAACACGATCCCCCAGGTCCGCGAGATGATCGTGATGGACTCCAAGTCGCCCGTTGTTCCGGAGACGACGTTGCCGGATCTGGTGGAGAGTGCTCGGCGGCTGCGGGCCTCGCTGTGCCTGGTTTACGGCCCGAGTCCGGCCGAGCCCAGCTACGCCGGTTTGTGGGGCACCATCCTGGACACCCAGACCGGCAACCAAGTGGCGTTCGTTCAGGCCCAGGCCGGACCGGAGGACTTCCAGCCGCTGCAACCCGACCGCAGGAAGGGCGACCTCCGTCGCTGCGACGTCAATTACCTGGCCTACCGCAAATTCCAGGAGCAGACCCGCCAGTGCATCATGGCCCTCATCGCCAAGGACACCACGCCGGCCACAACCCAGCCCAGCCCGTGGAAGGATGACGATCCGCGGCTCAAGCTGTATCTCATCCCCACGCGGGCGACGAACTGGTGAGAAGAACGAGATTTCTCGGAGCGCTGGTCGAAGGCTCAGACGCCGCCGGCCGCGCGACCCGGCTGCCCTGATGCGGTGGACGGTTCCTAGCCATCCGGCCGCGGTCGTGCCCAATACCCTCAACGCCCTGTGAACCCGCCGTCTCTGCCCATCTCGACCCGCCGGTATCCGCCCGCGCTTTTCCCGGATGACCGCATGCCATCGGGCTGGTCGCCACGGGGAATCCCTGCTGCTGCCGCCGAACCGCGATTGACGACCGCGCTGGACCCTGATACAAGCGTGGTGCTGCTTTGGCGGTGCTCAAACGCAGAGCACGGGTCGGTGTTTCGCCGACCGGGTCGAGTCAGACCCAGTGAGATCGAGGCTACAGGAGTCGCACTCCTGCGCAAAGCAGCGGCGGGTGCGGTCGGCCGGCCGGTTGATCGCCCCGCCCATCTTTGGGTTCGCACATCGGGACCGCGACATGGGGATTCTCAACTGGCTACTGGGCAGGCGGCTTCGGGCGAGGCGGCCGGCGGAATACGGCCCGCCGCGTTTTGGCCTCGCTGATCTGGTCCGCCGACTGGGCTTGTCCGAGGCGGAACTGCGCGCCGTCCGTGCATCCTACCGGGAGTTCGAAGTGCCCAAGCGATCAGGCGGCACGCGGCGGCTGGCGGCCCCCGAACCGGCCCTCAAAGCGCTGCAGAAGCGGATTCTCCGCCGTGCTCTTGGCCGCCTCAAGGCTCATCCGGCCGCCACCGGATTTGAGCGAGGCCACTCGATCGTGACCCACGCCCTTTTTCACGCCGGCAAGGCCGTCGTTGTCCGAATCGACATCCAAGAGTTCTTCGCGTCGACGGCAGCGTGCCGGGTTGAGGACTATCTGCGGCGCATCGGCTGGGATGCGGAGGCCACCGCCGCCCTGGTCAAGCTATGCACCCACAACGGCGGACTGCCTCAGGGAGCGCCGACCAGTCCAAGGCTGTCGAACCTGGTGAACCGCGGCCTGGACGCACGGATGCAGCGGCTGGCCGCCGGTTTGTCAGCCTGTTACTCGCGGTACGCGGATGACCTGACGTTCTCGTTTGACCGGGACCAGTCTTCCGCGGATGTGCGCCGGCTGATTGGCGGAGCCAAGGCGATCATCACCGCGTGCGGGTACCGGATGCACTTGAAGCGCAAGCTCCATGTTCGCCGCTGTCACCAGCGCCAGCAGGTGACCGGTCTGGTCGTCAACGGCCAACCGTCCCTGCCAAGGGAGACCCGCCGCCGCCTTCGTGCGATCGAGCATCACCTTCGAACCGGCCGGCCGGCGAGTTTGACTCCCGAGCAGCTGGCGGGTTGGGACTCCCTGCGTTCGATGATCGAGACCCAGCGGGCGCAGTCCCCGGGCGGGACGGGATGACATGCGACTCGTGAAAACCAGTCAGACTGCGATCACCATCATCCCTCCAGAGGAGATGTGGCCGCCGATCCAGGCGATCCGTCGGGTGCACGACCGGCACGCCCGACGGTGGATGCCGCACTTCACGCTCATCTATCCGTTCCTCCCGAGGGTGTTTTTTTCCGCGCTGGAACCGCGTATCGGAGAGGTCTGCTCACAGCTTGAGCCGTTCGAGATCCGACTGGCCGAGTTGGGCCATTTCGAGCACAATCCGCACAGCTACACGATTTGGCTGGTTCCGGAACCAGCGGATCCATTTTTTCGTCTTCAGGCTGCTTTGGTGGCCGCCTTCCCGCAATATGACGACACTTCCCTGTACCCGCAGGGTTTCATCCCCCACTTGAGTCTCGGCCAGGCTCGGCGAAACGACGTTCTGGAGAAGCTGAAGGAGGAAGCACGGGCCGACTGGCAGCCGCTGTCTTTCGTGGTCCGAGAGTTGAGCCTGATCTACCGGAACGCCCGCCCGGACGACATCTTCCGCGTCGACCGGACCATCCCGCTGGGTCGACGCTGAAGCCTGTCTCTGACACGGTGGCCGCGTCAGCCTGCAGCCAGTCCGATGCCCATGGGTCGTTTACGGCCGCTCCGCGAGGACCCGCCGAATCCGGCGAACGGTCTTGATCTTGCCCAGCAGGATCAGGGTGTCGTAGATGGCCGGGCTGACGGTGGTTCCGGAAACCGCCACCCGGATTGGCTGGGCGACCTGGCCCATGCCGGCCGATTGCTCTTCGCAGACCGCCTTGATCAGAGCCTCGAGGCTGGCGGCCGTCCAGGGCTCGAGCCCCTCCAGCCTGGGCAGAAGGAGCTGGAGCATCTTGTAGCCGGCGGCATCGTCCTTGGCGAGGACCTTCTTGACCGCGGCCGGGTCGTGGGAGATCGCCGCGTCGTCCTGGTAGATGAAACCACACTTACGTTGGATGTCGCTGAAGGTGCGGAACCCGCGGTTGATCTCCAGAATGACTCGCCGGGTCGGCTCGTCGAGGCCGGCCTTGCTCAGCGGGGACTCCGGGTTGACCGACAGCCAGTCACTGAGTGCCTCCATAAGCCTCTTCGGATCCGCTGCAGCGATTGCATCGGTGTTGAAGGCGAGGAGCTTCTCGCGGTCGAACTTGGAGTTCACGCGGCTGATGCGGTCGATGCTGAACGCCTTGACGAGTTCGGCCAGGGTGAACTTCTCGCGATCCCCGCCGGGGGACCAGCCGAGGAGGGCCACGAAGTTGAGCAGCGTCTCGGGCAGATAGCCTGCTTTGCGGAACGAGGACAGCTCCACGTCGCCGTCGCGTTTGGAGAGTTTACGGCCCTTCATGTCGAGAATGGTGGGCACGTGAGCATAGCGCGGCGTGGGGTAGCCCAAGGCCCGCTGCAGAGCGATGTGCCGCGGTGTCTGAGCAAGGAACTCCTGCCCGCGGATCACCAGCGTGGTCCGCATGTCAAAGTCGTCGACCACGTTGGCCATGTGGTAGGTGGGAATGCCGTCCGCCTTGAGAATGATGAAATCGTCAAGTTCAGCCGCACCGACGGTGACATCGCCCATCACCTCGTCATGGACGGTGATATCCTCATCGAACGTCTTGAATCGGACTACAACCGGCCGCCCGGCCCGGCGAGCCTGCTCCGCTTCCTCTCCGGTGGCGAACCTCATGGGACGAGGATAGCGAAAGGCCAGCTTCCGGGCTTCGGCCTGCTTGCGCAGGGCGTCCAGTTCCTCCGGCGTATCGAACGCGTAGTAAGCTTGGCCGGCGTCGAGGAGCTTCCTCACGGCGGCGTTGTATCGATCGAGCCGCTGCATCTGGTAGTACGGGCCGTGTGCGCCGCCGACATCGATGCCCTCGTCCCACTGCAGGCCGAGCCAGCGCATGTCTTCCATGATCTGGCGATCAGCGCCCGGGACGTTCCGATCGACATCCGTGTCCTCGATACGCAGAATGAACACGCCGCCGCTCTGGCGGGCGACCAGCCAGTTGAACAGCGCGGTACGGACGCTGCCGATGTGCAGGTGGCCGGTGGGCGACGGCGCGAAACGAACGCGAACGGGCGACTTCTCGTTCATTGGGCTTTTCGATCCGAAGTTGGGGTCGATGACGCGGCCTGGGAGTCGGAATCTGGGGCGACGGCCGGATGAACCGGGCGACCCGCGATCAGTCGCAAGGCGTAACGAATCGGGCCGCTGAACACAAACGCCCAGGCCAGGATGACCAGGACCTGCTGGGGATACAGAAGCAGAAGCAGCACGCCGAGCAGCATAAGTGGAAGCTGCCCGAACGGTCGGCGGCTCAGCAGCAGACTGACCAGATGCGTGTACGGGACTCGGCTGACCATCAGCAGACTAACCGCCAGTGTGCCGATGGGCAGAAAGACGGTGATGGCGCCCGTCAACCGGTCGAATCCGCCAACGCTGTCGAGGTGATCATGCAGGAAGATGAGGCTGATCACCGCCGCCGCGGCTCCCGGCGAGGGAAGCCCTTTGAATCCGTAGTGGGCCGCCTCCTCGAGCGAGGCCTCGACGTTGAACCGGGCCAGGCGCAACGCCGTGCAGCAGGCGAAGACCGCCCCGATCAGCACGGCGGCCTGCCCGAACCGCTCAAAGCCGAGCGGCACCTGGGCCCATTCGGCGAGTTCCCGTCGAAGGAGAGTCACCATCATGAAACCAGGGGCCACGCCGAAACTCACCACGTCCGCCAGAGAGTCCATCTGAATGCCGAACTTGCTGGCCGCGCCGGTCATGCGAGCCACGCGGCCATCCAGTGAATCGCAGATCATCGCCCCGATCAACATGATCACGCCGACGGCCAGATAGGAGGGGGCGATCGCCTCCAGTCGCTGACTCTTGAGCGTGAGAACCGTGGCGGCATCAACCTTGGCACCCAGGTCGTGCATCTCGCGGCCGCAGTAGTAGATTGCCAGGAAACCGCAATAGAGATTGCCCAACGTCAGCAACGTGGGCAGCATGGCCACGGTACGCAGACGCTTGTGGCGGTGCTTGGGCCTCGGTTCCGGATTTGTCGGATCAGACGATGGCTTTTTCGGCTGCCACACGGGCTTGAGCGTCATTCCGATTTCTCCCGTTCCGCCTGAGTCCCGACCGAGAAAGGCGGCAGGGACGGCCCGGCGTTTGTGCCGGCCAGGGGCATCCGACGGGCCAGGACGGTCATGGCCCCGCGAACCTTGTCGCCGACCGCGAC includes:
- a CDS encoding glutamate--tRNA ligase encodes the protein MNEKSPVRVRFAPSPTGHLHIGSVRTALFNWLVARQSGGVFILRIEDTDVDRNVPGADRQIMEDMRWLGLQWDEGIDVGGAHGPYYQMQRLDRYNAAVRKLLDAGQAYYAFDTPEELDALRKQAEARKLAFRYPRPMRFATGEEAEQARRAGRPVVVRFKTFDEDITVHDEVMGDVTVGAAELDDFIILKADGIPTYHMANVVDDFDMRTTLVIRGQEFLAQTPRHIALQRALGYPTPRYAHVPTILDMKGRKLSKRDGDVELSSFRKAGYLPETLLNFVALLGWSPGGDREKFTLAELVKAFSIDRISRVNSKFDREKLLAFNTDAIAAADPKRLMEALSDWLSVNPESPLSKAGLDEPTRRVILEINRGFRTFSDIQRKCGFIYQDDAAISHDPAAVKKVLAKDDAAGYKMLQLLLPRLEGLEPWTAASLEALIKAVCEEQSAGMGQVAQPIRVAVSGTTVSPAIYDTLILLGKIKTVRRIRRVLAERP
- a CDS encoding RNA-directed DNA polymerase; translated protein: MGILNWLLGRRLRARRPAEYGPPRFGLADLVRRLGLSEAELRAVRASYREFEVPKRSGGTRRLAAPEPALKALQKRILRRALGRLKAHPAATGFERGHSIVTHALFHAGKAVVVRIDIQEFFASTAACRVEDYLRRIGWDAEATAALVKLCTHNGGLPQGAPTSPRLSNLVNRGLDARMQRLAAGLSACYSRYADDLTFSFDRDQSSADVRRLIGGAKAIITACGYRMHLKRKLHVRRCHQRQQVTGLVVNGQPSLPRETRRRLRAIEHHLRTGRPASLTPEQLAGWDSLRSMIETQRAQSPGGTG
- a CDS encoding sugar transferase; this translates as MGFDSSIGMGTAAVGTRSPASVDRWQVYPRLAYTEPAEPATRRHWLAAVGSTLLELPWLAWIAFDAMLVNLGVYLGYRMIAWGQGLEWLRLAWWQTGLIQSGAFLFASLIFGLYEQQALLRHSRILARSVLGTAASVILASIFIHLFLYEELSRRVLFMAGVFYLAVGPSLRLFVGWCVNSHSRKFVIVGTDRKSRLSLTSQDTRHGDALSRRYRLVGYIAMDSIEVGREIDDSRVLGTIDDLEQICVDHEIDEVVVGAGPARNPRVLDRVLGCLKLGCRVTNLATFYEQVMSEVPVVHLEPNWFLFADLKHYREAQLIMKRVFDLIGATIGLLLSLPFWPLIALLITIDSAGPVFYSQRRVGLNGRPFRLYKFRTMKQGAERNGHTWATEDDPRITRIGWYLRKTRLDELPQLWNILRGHMSVVGPRPERPEFVQELATKIRFYNERHLVKPGLSGWAQINYRYGASVDDARRKLQLDLWYLKHMSVELDLIILLRTLGTVFSGSR
- a CDS encoding polysaccharide deacetylase family protein, producing MPARLTRLANRAAETLAIRTGWAKHRFRSSTGQFRVLAYHGLVPDGLADRPWVPPHYVTVSQFERQMNLLASFGSGTVRPLGEVVNRCQRGGIMDEPVVCLTFDDGFGDNVSLALPILRQRDFRASFFLTTGYMGGDRLLANDRIRLLRQVQRGGRLEGPLSPFMQAVLAHPGFHKQHNHMLLESEIEPLWSTNMEKIDPAAVRSLRMMSWEDAACLRDAGMEIGSHTVNHVILGREDLETRQREITRSIAEIAARLGLDRVPFSYPNGLAGDFGPDDVICLQALNVPYAVTELPGCNTPSTSVWGLRRHCVGLHTSEDVFLAQVCGLRDGRLSAPERTIR
- a CDS encoding phosphatidylcholine/phosphatidylserine synthase; translation: MTLKPVWQPKKPSSDPTNPEPRPKHRHKRLRTVAMLPTLLTLGNLYCGFLAIYYCGREMHDLGAKVDAATVLTLKSQRLEAIAPSYLAVGVIMLIGAMICDSLDGRVARMTGAASKFGIQMDSLADVVSFGVAPGFMMVTLLRRELAEWAQVPLGFERFGQAAVLIGAVFACCTALRLARFNVEASLEEAAHYGFKGLPSPGAAAAVISLIFLHDHLDSVGGFDRLTGAITVFLPIGTLAVSLLMVSRVPYTHLVSLLLSRRPFGQLPLMLLGVLLLLLYPQQVLVILAWAFVFSGPIRYALRLIAGRPVHPAVAPDSDSQAASSTPTSDRKAQ
- a CDS encoding 2'-5' RNA ligase family protein, producing MRLVKTSQTAITIIPPEEMWPPIQAIRRVHDRHARRWMPHFTLIYPFLPRVFFSALEPRIGEVCSQLEPFEIRLAELGHFEHNPHSYTIWLVPEPADPFFRLQAALVAAFPQYDDTSLYPQGFIPHLSLGQARRNDVLEKLKEEARADWQPLSFVVRELSLIYRNARPDDIFRVDRTIPLGRR